A part of Solea solea chromosome 8, fSolSol10.1, whole genome shotgun sequence genomic DNA contains:
- the LOC131464324 gene encoding uncharacterized protein LOC131464324: protein MNNGAGSLKVVCVWVAVLLQSLDAQNHVPKTPKTHAAGLACQLRELTILVKGQLEESLEKFDEANGKHLGMWLPGFPELQVDLDSPLLPSNVQCSLLFMDQGLKEVLEDQRSNLNPMHDSLLKTLQDTIFYIHMLNKCVKYRLGGDCSSKPLPPKIPTYMFERKQWSHTLMKTSKGYMNWLEHCLSAYILKVTVKDNLKWKLNDVLLQKYVRKSGHLL, encoded by the exons ATGAATAACGGAGCAG GTTCTCTGAAAGTGGTTTGTGTTTGGGTGGCGGTTCTGTTGCAAAGCTTGGACGCACAGAACCATGTACcgaaaacaccaaaaacacatgcagctgGTTTGGCTTGCCAGCTGAGAGAGCTGACAATCCTCGTCAAAGGTCAACTTGAAGAAAGCCTGGAAAAGTTT GATGAAGCCAATGGTAAGCACCTTGGCATGTGGCTCCCAGGCTTTCCTGAACTACAGGTCGATCTggactctcctctcctcccttcaAACGTCCAGTGCAGCCTCCTCTTCATGGATCAAGGCCTGAAGGAAGTCCTGGAAGACCAGAGGAGCAACCTGAACCCCATGCATGATTCACTTTTGAAGACACTCCAGGACACCATCTTCTACATCCACATGCTCAATAAGTGTGTGAAGTACAGGCTCGGAGGCGACTGCTCCTCGAAGCCGCTGCCGCCCAAAATACCCACGTATATGTTTGAGAGGAAGCAGTGGAGCCACACTTTGATGAAGACATCCAAGGGCTACATGAATTGGCTGGAGCATTGCTTAAGTGCTTATATTTTGAAGGTTACAGTTAAAGATAACCTAAAATGGAAATTGAATGATGTGTTGCTTCAGAAATATGTGAGAAAGAGTGGACATCTTCTTTAA
- the spring1 gene encoding SREBP regulating gene protein: MMVLRRLLRKRWVLGVVFGLSLIYFLTSTLKQEERTMRDRTLLEVRDPDHRIPWKVRFNLGNSSRQITQCRNSIQGKTLITDELGYVCERKDLLVNSCCNVNAPSTRQYICKSCLANGCCSIYEYCVSCCLQPDKQPLLEHFLNRAAEGFQNLFTAVEDHFELCLAKCRTSSQSVQHENTYRNPQAKYCYGESPPELLPV, translated from the exons ATGATGGTACTTCGGCGGTTATTGAGAAAGCGCTGGGTGCTTGGAGTAGTCTTCGGGTTGTCTCTCATCTACTTTCTCACCAGCACACTCAAACAG GAGGAAAGGACCATGCGGGACCGCACACTTTTAGAGGTTAGAGACCCAGATCATCGCATCCCCTGGAAAGTTCGTTTCAACCTGGGCAACAGCAGTCGACAGATTACTCAGTGCAGAAACTCCATCCAGGGCAAGACACTGATCACAGATGAACTTG GCTATGTCTGCGAGAGGAAAGATTTGCTGGTTAACAGCTGCTGTAACGTCAACGCTCCCAGCACAAGACAGTACATTTGTAAAAGCTGCCTGGCCAATGGCTGCTGCAGCATCTACGAGTATTGCGTGTCTTGCTGCCTCCAACCTGATAAG caACCTCTCCTCGAGCACTTCCTTAACCGTGCTGCGGAAGGTTTCCAGAATCTCTTCACTGCTGTGGAGGATCATTTTGAGCTGTGCCTGGCCAAGTGTAGAACGTCATCACAA agTGTTCAACATGAGAACACATATCGGAACCCTCAAGCAAAGTACTGCTACGGAGAGAGTCCTCCAGAGCTACTTCCTGTATGA